ATGAAATATGCAACTACTTGTTTCTATTGGCCGATCAACTCGTTCTATAAGATCTGCACCCGTTTCTTTTCGCCGGCCTCTGGAACCCCTGGACGTCGAAGGACGGGACGAATGAAGGGGCCACGGTGGGGATCATCACAACCGACGCCAACCAGTTCATGAGGCCGCTCCACAACACCGGCAAGAACCCCTACCGCATGCCAGTCATTCTCAACCCGCAGCTGGGGGACACCTGGATGTTCGGCGAGGTCGACGAGGCCCGTGAGCTTGTCAGGCCCTGTCCCGACGACTGGCTACAGGCCTACCCGGTCCCGCGCAACCTGGGGAACGTGCCCGCCCAGATGGAGCCTACTGGAGACCTAATTCGCTCGGGGGAAGAAGCTTAGGAAGTGGGCTCCTAAATGCCAACGCTTCTTCTATTAGCGAAAGCTCAACCCGCGCTAAGGCCCTCGTGGCGCGCCATTCGGCTGGCGTCGATGACTCCGGAAAGGGAGTTCTGACATGCTGACACTAGGGGGCACGTCAGGTTGACCCGCGGTTTCGGCACCAAGGCTGCCAGCCGGGCAATGAAGTCTAGTGGCTCGAAGATGACGTGCGTGGTGCCGTCTCGGTACGGCGTCTTCAACTTGTACCGGACGTTGCCGTTCGGCGTCAGCGACAGGCGCTTTTCCGAGATGGCCGGCCGGCTGATGTAGCGACACAGCCGCTCGAGCTTCTGCCGTTGATCCGCCCGCGCCGCCACACCGGCGTGCAGGGGGAACCCCCCCCCACCTTGCCGATCCCGGCATCGAAGGGCTCGTCACACGCCGGCAGCGTCTGTATCGTGAACACCTTGCGACCCTGCTGTGGCCCACCGGCGATGCGGTAGGTGATCGACGAACCCAGGAACTGTTCCATCGGACGGGATTCGAGCACGTCGCCAGCAAAGTAGCTGTTCTCCGCATCGCGTTCCAACAAGCCTTGGCGCTCGAAGTAGCGGCCGATGCGCCGCGCCAGGGTCTGGGTAAGCCCGGCCAACTCGGTGCTGATCGGGGCCCTCACCCAGCGGAAGCGCAGCGAGCCGTCGGGACGCTCGATGTACACGCCGGCATCGCCACCGAGCAGTTCCACCCGAACCGCATCACCTGGGTGGTGATCGGCGACTGGACGGAGATCGCCAGCGCGGTAGAGGCGCTGGAACTGGGCGAGGTACGGCGCATCGACGCCGAAGGAAACCCGGTGGTGCACTGACAGCTCCGCCGCGCCATGGCGTGAGCCGGGTCCTGGAGGGCAGCCGCACCACCCTGGGCGTGGCCTTCCACGACGCACACTTAAAGTCTACAACGCACCGGCCGCTGGTGGGTCGGTGGCATCACGCGAAGCGCAGACTCACCCGCAGCTCCGGCGCGTTGTCGGACAGAACCAGTTCGGCGCCATGTGGCGCCGCAATGGCGCTCACCACACTCAGGCCCAGGCCCCTGCCCGGGGTCGAGCGCGCGGCATCGAGTCGCTCGAACCGCTGCAGCACACGCTCCCGGTCAGCCTCCGCAATGCCCGGGCCGGTGTCGGCGACGCTGACCACAAAGCCTGCCTCACATGAGGCCAGATCGACGCTCACGCGTCCCCCGGAGGGCGTGAACTTGATGGCATTCTCCAGCAGGTTGCGGAGGGCCTGGGACAACAGACTGGATTTGCCCCGGGCGCGGATGCCCGGCTCCACCCTTCATCGAAACTGCAGCTCCCGCTCTTCCGCCGCCGCAGCGTACAGCTCGGCAACGTTCTCGGTCAACCCCGACACGTCCACGCCTTCGAACGTGGCGCCGTGCACGCCCACCTCTGCCTCGGCGATGGACAACAGGTCGGTGAACGTCGCCAGGATCTCATCGATGTCGACGATGGCCGATTCGATGTCCCGCGCCCGCTGTTCCGGCAGCTCGGCCCGCAGGGACGAAGGCGACGTGGCAGATCTCGAGCAGATCCTCCTGAATAAGCTGCCGGTAGATCGCGTAGAGGTCGATCAGAATGCGGGCGGGCCGGTCGCTGGTTTCGCGCAGGTGCTTGTGAATACGCCAGACGATGGCGGCGTGGAGCATGCGTCGCTCGCTTTTCGGAAACCAGGAGTCGGTGAACGGGAACTGCCCGGGCGGAGAGGGTCGATCGTAGATCTGCCGGTACAGTCGATTCGCGGTCTTCCTGTCCAGCTTCGTCAACTGACAGACCAATCCAGTCCGGACCCCCAATTCGATGAGGCGGGTCGCATCGAGGACCGCCACCGTCTTCTTCCAGGCCGGATCGGCGGCGAGTCGGGCGTTGATGAGCCGTTCCGGACCGTGGGCAACGATGGAATCCATTCCTGTGCCCATGATGGTCGCTGGCTGCCGGGAATGCGTATGGGCTAGTCGGCTGTGAGCAGGCCGGCGTGCTCGAGGACTGCTTGGAGTTCGTCGCCATCGCCGTCGGTCAACGCTGTAAGCAGTCGCTCCCACCACCAGTCGCCCAGCCTGGGGGACACCAGCGGTGGTTTGAACGCCGCGACGCGAGAAAGGCCAGCCGGTGTGACATCCGCGAGGCGCGCGGCGAGCTCTTCGGGGATACTCAGGAGCAAGGCACAGACGTGCAAGTCTTGCCGCGCCAGATCCCTCGCCTGGATCAAATACTCCTGGCCGCCGCCGGGTTCCGTCCAGCCTCGCTGCGTTTCGCTCGTCGTTCGTCAGTGCTTCGCTGTCTGGTAAGTGTTTCTGACACCCCGGTAACGCTGCAGCGTTGTCGGGCCGGACCTCGCTTCGCGAGGCGACGGTATGTGTCGCAGGGCACTAGTCCCACTTCAGTCTGGCCTGGTTTCAGGCCGCGCCGGGCGTTCCGGTGGGAACGGCGGTCGGCGCTTGCTGGCTCCTGCGAGCCAGTGGGTTGCTTGTCGATTCACCTCCTTGAGGTTGTTGCACACGGGTTTGCCACTTTGCCGCAGTGGCCGCGGGTAAATCGGTTGCGTTGGGGTCATTCTGTGAACGCGTCATTCGCGCGTCACGCGGAAAATCGGCCGGCACGCCGCGCGGTTGTTGGGGTTGCCGCCCATGTCACTACCCCGCTTCGCTCGCTAGTGACATGCGCGGCTTCGTTCGTTTTCGGCGATCCGGCTCGGAGGTCGGCCAATTATTACACTGTAATAGTGCGACATCGCGTTCGCGACGACTACGACAACGGCAACGTGACGCCTGCATATTGCAGGCTCATGTCGCCGGCTTGGCAGCGTACTGCCAGCGTCTTGAGGTAACCGAGTGGCGAGCGCTGGATCGCGCCGGCGACCAGCGCGCCAGCCCACTCGTCTATGACGAGCTGGGCGTCGGGACGGTCGAGGCTGGCGACGAGTCGCGTGGCTGGCGCGCGCATCTCGGCCGGTAGCCACTCCGGGAATTGCAGTTGGTGGGCTTCCCGTTTGGCGTCTGCCAGGGGGTAGGTGTCTGTCGGTCTTGTTGTAGTAGTGGTTCTTTTCTTTCCATCAGTCTTGGGTAATGCGCCCGCGCTCACCGGACGCGGTGCAGCCGGAACCGGCGTGTCCATATCCGGCAAAGCCGGATGCGGTATTTCGGAGACGATGTAGGTGCCGCCGCGCATGCGGCCCTGCGCGTCGCGATTGCGTTCGAAGGCCACGTAACCTGCTTCCCGCAGCTCACGCAGCAGCGCATAGATACCGTCCCGACCAAGATTGCCGCGCTTTTTGAGATCGTTGACTAATACCTTCCAGTCGTCCGGCCGCGACAGCAGGTAGGCGAGCAGGCCGCGTGCGGCCCAGGAGAGACGGGTGTCCTCCACCGCGGCCTGGTCGACGATGACGAAGCGATGGCGGCGCGCGGCGCGGCGGATGGTCTGGCCCATGGGTCTTCGGCGCCGCTGATGATTAGCGCTACCTCGAGGGCTGGATAATAGACCCGCCGGCCGATCTTGCGGCCACAGGCCTTCAGTGCTCGGGTGCGCGCATTCCTTGGCGTGCACAGACTGCAGCGCAGCCCGCCGGCGCTACGGCCAAGGAGCTCGGCGAGCCGAGGCTGGGTGAGCAGCGGACCGTAGTGCTCTGCGAGCTGCGCCTCCAGTTTCTCGGCCGTGAAACTATCCTCATGGGGCATGGCCTTGGTTCTCCGTTGCAAACATCGGGAGAACTCAGACTGCCGCACCAGGCCCACTCTAATGTGTCCGAAAGGAGGTTTCGCAAGGACGGCTTGTCATGTCATCGCGCCGAACAATTCTGGCTCTCTCTGGAACATGATATCGATCCTGGGCCGCAAACCGCTGCTGGATAGACATGATCTGGACACGAGGCCTTTGCAACACTCTGAAAAGAAAAAAGTATCGAAAGCTCGACCCTCGGTACGAGTCCGCCCTCACAGTCCAATCAACGCGGCGATTGCGGCGTCCGCTTCGTCCTCAGGCGTGACGTTCTTCTTGCCGAGCTTCCTCGGCTTGGGCAGTTTGCCGTCTCGGCGCATGCGCCAGAGGGTCATGCTGGAGCATCCGCCGAGTTTCTCGCGTAGCTGTCGGTCGGTGAGTAGTCGGTGCATGGTGTGTCTCCCGTCAGAACTTGATATGGACGGGTACAATGCTAAGTCTGCGGCCGCAGGGCGTCGGCAGAAAACCCCGTCAGCCGGGCGCGCGGTTTTCCGCAGGGCGAGTAATCAGGCCGCCCGGCGAGCCCCGGCGACTTGCTTCAGCAGGTGACGGGCCCAACTGTAGATGGCTGTAAAAACCCGCGCATATCTGGCGAAGGATTGATTGCCAGGCCAACCAGTCGCTGAGCCGTCTGGCGGGCGGCCGCGAGCAACCGGTGACAGGAGTGCCGGAATCGGGTAGATGAAGAGGGGCCGTTGAGACAGGTGCGATACCGGGTCTAATTGACTTGGCGGTCGATCCCGGTATCGCACCCCGGGCCGTGCAGAGCACGTGCCCGCACACTATTTCTCGTTTGGGTGCAGATCTTATAGAACGAGTTGATCGGCCAATAGAAACAAGTAGTTGCATATTTCATGGAGAAAATACAGGGTGTAACCAACGGGGAGACAAGCAGTTTGAGGCCAACTCCCCCCCCATTGGAGACACCCTGTGCAAAAAGCATATACGAAAGTCGAGCCGACCACATTCGATGAATTCACCGCAACGAGGGATCAGCTAGAGCGAGTGATCAGCCGTTTGCGGTCGCCTGAAGCGTCCAATCAGCGCCATGACGAACTGGAAAGCATGATCCACCAGGAAGGGCAGGAGCTGTGCCGGCTGCTGTATCAGGCGGGGCTTGATGTGCGCTCGAATGAAGAGGTGAAGCGGGAAGCCGTGACGGGCCATGACAACGTCGTGCGCACCTATTACCGGGAAGGCTGCGAGCGCCAGATAGAGAGTATGTTTGGCGAAGTCATCTATCGCAGAAAGGGTTACAGCCACCCCCAGGGTAAGTGTCTTTTTCCGCTGGATGAAGCCCTCAATATGCCGAAGAGGAAGTACACCTACGGTCTGAGGGCATGTATCAGTCTGGCCGTGTGTCAGAACGCATTCGATGCCTCGCTTGAAGGACTGTCCACTTTGATAGAGGGCAAGATACCGAAGCGCCAGGCACAAGAGCTGGTGTCGGAGGTGAGCACGGATTTCGAGGCATTCTACGCCCAGCGCGCCATCACGCCGGTACAGGTGCCGGGCACCGTGCTGGTGATGAGCCAGGATGGCAAGGGGATCGCGCTACGTCATGAGGATCTGCGCGAGGCCACACGCAAAGCGGCACAGCAGGAGCACCATACGCTGTGTACGCGTCTGAGCACGGGGGAGAAACGCAACCGCAAGCGCATGGCGACGGTAGCCACGGTCTATGATGTGGCGCCCCACGTTCGCTCAGCGGTGGACGTGATAGGGAGACAGGGGGAGGACGGTAAGCCTTCACGCAAGGACGCGCCGAAGGCGCAGAACAAGCGAGTATGGGCCTCGATCGAAGCAGACATGGAGCGGGTCACGGAGCAAATTGTGGAGGAATCCCTGCGCCGGGATCCGAAACGCGAGCGGCCTTGGGTGATGCTGGTTGACGGGCACAAGGACCAAATCAAGGTAATCAAGCGGGTGTTCAAGCGACACGCCATTAAGGTCCCGCTGATCCTGGACTTCATCCATGTCCTGGAATACCTGTGGCGCGCGACCTGGTGCTTCTTTGACAGCAAAGATAAGGAGCAGGCGCAGGCGGCCGAGCACTGGGTGTTGGAGAAGGCGCAAGCCATCCTTGAAGGACGTTCCGGCCCAGTGGCGGCCGGGATAAGGATCAAGGCCAAGCGCTGCGCGCTGTCAGCGAAGAAGCAAGAGGTCATCGCGAC
The Gammaproteobacteria bacterium DNA segment above includes these coding regions:
- a CDS encoding ISKra4 family transposase → MQKAYTKVEPTTFDEFTATRDQLERVISRLRSPEASNQRHDELESMIHQEGQELCRLLYQAGLDVRSNEEVKREAVTGHDNVVRTYYREGCERQIESMFGEVIYRRKGYSHPQGKCLFPLDEALNMPKRKYTYGLRACISLAVCQNAFDASLEGLSTLIEGKIPKRQAQELVSEVSTDFEAFYAQRAITPVQVPGTVLVMSQDGKGIALRHEDLREATRKAAQQEHHTLCTRLSTGEKRNRKRMATVATVYDVAPHVRSAVDVIGRQGEDGKPSRKDAPKAQNKRVWASIEADMERVTEQIVEESLRRDPKRERPWVMLVDGHKDQIKVIKRVFKRHAIKVPLILDFIHVLEYLWRATWCFFDSKDKEQAQAAEHWVLEKAQAILEGRSGPVAAGIRIKAKRCALSAKKQEVIATVANYLTNHTAMLRYDQFMQQGYPIATGVIEGACRHLIADRFEITGARWSLKTAEGILRLRAIRASGDWDRYQAFHKKQEWKRNHLQRFHGPETQAMVWAE
- a CDS encoding ATP-binding protein is translated as MEPGIRARGKSSLLSQALRNLLENAIKFTPSGGRVSVDLASCEAGFVVSVADTGPGIAEADRERVLQRFERLDAARSTPGRGLGLSVVSAIAAPHGAELVLSDNAPELRVSLRFA
- a CDS encoding FlhC family transcriptional regulator yields the protein MDSIVAHGPERLINARLAADPAWKKTVAVLDATRLIELGVRTGLVCQLTKLDRKTANRLYRQIYDRPSPPGQFPFTDSWFPKSERRMLHAAIVWRIHKHLRETSDRPARILIDLYAIYRQLIQEDLLEICHVAFVPAGRAAGTAGAGHRIGHRRHR
- a CDS encoding SOS response-associated peptidase family protein, producing the protein MHPFLFAGLWNPWTSKDGTNEGATVGIITTDANQFMRPLHNTGKNPYRMPVILNPQLGDTWMFGEVDEARELVRPCPDDWLQAYPVPRNLGNVPAQMEPTGDLIRSGEEA